Proteins found in one Paenibacillus dendritiformis genomic segment:
- a CDS encoding TerC family protein: MELFSIEFWTALLSIVVIDLVLAGDNAIVIGLAARNVPKQDQKKVIILGTAGAIVIRAIATLLVVYLLMVPGLQLFGGLLLLWIAVKLMIEEKEHNIKAGTSIGAAVGTIIVADAAMGLDNVLAVAGAAKGHPFLVILGLMISLPIVVWGSTIVLKFIERYPVIIVLGSAVLAWTASKMLVAEKFVAPYFTNPFIKYGFEALVVLAVVATGLIIKRNRAQRAQEADDHPELHHHRAQGE; the protein is encoded by the coding sequence GTGGAACTATTCTCAATTGAATTCTGGACGGCATTGTTGTCGATCGTGGTCATCGACCTGGTGCTGGCAGGAGACAATGCAATCGTAATTGGCCTTGCCGCACGCAATGTTCCGAAGCAGGACCAGAAAAAGGTGATTATTTTGGGGACTGCCGGAGCGATTGTGATACGGGCGATCGCCACCTTGCTCGTCGTCTACCTGCTGATGGTTCCCGGACTTCAATTGTTCGGCGGTCTTCTTCTGCTCTGGATTGCAGTGAAGCTGATGATTGAAGAGAAGGAGCATAACATCAAGGCCGGCACCAGCATCGGAGCGGCCGTCGGCACCATCATCGTCGCTGACGCGGCTATGGGGCTCGATAACGTGCTGGCTGTGGCGGGCGCCGCCAAGGGACATCCATTCCTGGTCATTCTCGGATTGATGATCTCGCTTCCGATTGTTGTCTGGGGAAGCACGATTGTGCTCAAGTTTATCGAGCGTTATCCGGTTATTATCGTGCTGGGATCCGCCGTGCTGGCCTGGACCGCCTCGAAAATGCTCGTGGCTGAAAAATTTGTCGCCCCGTACTTCACCAATCCGTTCATCAAATACGGATTCGAGGCGCTCGTCGTGCTGGCTGTCGTTGCCACAGGACTTATCATTAAGCGGAATCGGGCGCAGCGGGCACAGGAAGCGGACGATCATCCGGAACTCCATCATCATCGTGCACAGGGCGAGTAA
- the msrA gene encoding peptide-methionine (S)-S-oxide reductase MsrA has translation MSDHTQPSLEKATFAGGCFWCMVTPFEELPGIHSIVSGYTGGHTENPTYEEVCTDRTGHAEAVQITFDPAVFPYKKLLELFWQQIDPTDPGGQFYDRGSSYRTAIFYHNEKQREEAEQSKQELERSGRFDKPIATEIVPATAFYPAEEHHQDYHRKQPAHYKRYRTGSGRDAFIAKHWSVTEQDKARLKERLTPMQFHVTQKNGTEPPFQNEFWNHTGDGIYVDIVSGEPLFSSRDKYDAGCGWPSFTRPLRSYHVEEKLDLSHGMVRTEVRSRYGDSHLGHVFDDGPGPNGLRYCINSAALRFIPKEKLEEEGYGEYAVLFAD, from the coding sequence ATGAGCGACCATACTCAACCTTCTCTGGAAAAAGCGACATTCGCCGGCGGCTGCTTCTGGTGCATGGTGACTCCGTTCGAGGAATTGCCCGGGATCCACTCGATCGTGTCCGGATATACCGGCGGGCATACGGAAAATCCGACCTATGAAGAAGTGTGCACCGACCGGACCGGCCATGCGGAGGCCGTGCAGATTACGTTCGATCCCGCCGTATTTCCTTATAAGAAGCTGCTGGAGCTGTTCTGGCAGCAGATCGATCCGACCGATCCGGGCGGACAATTCTACGATCGGGGCTCCTCCTACCGGACTGCGATCTTCTACCATAACGAGAAGCAGCGGGAGGAAGCGGAGCAATCCAAGCAGGAACTGGAGCGCAGCGGCCGCTTCGACAAGCCGATCGCGACCGAGATTGTCCCGGCGACCGCCTTCTACCCTGCGGAGGAGCATCACCAGGACTATCATCGCAAGCAGCCGGCCCATTACAAACGGTACCGCACCGGCTCCGGGCGCGATGCCTTCATCGCCAAGCATTGGAGCGTAACCGAACAGGATAAAGCCCGGCTGAAGGAACGGCTCACCCCAATGCAGTTCCATGTCACGCAAAAGAACGGGACAGAGCCTCCGTTCCAGAACGAATTCTGGAATCATACGGGAGACGGCATCTATGTCGACATCGTCTCGGGCGAACCTCTGTTCAGCTCGCGCGACAAATATGATGCCGGCTGCGGGTGGCCAAGCTTCACGAGACCGCTCCGTTCTTATCATGTCGAAGAGAAGCTTGATCTGTCCCATGGCATGGTGCGCACCGAAGTGCGCAGCCGCTACGGCGACTCTCATCTCGGGCATGTGTTCGACGATGGTCCTGGCCCGAACGGACTGCGCTATTGCATCAATTCCGCCGCTCTGCGCTTCATTCCGAAGGAGAAGCTGGAAGAGGAAGGCTACGGCGAATATGCCGTCTTATTTGCCGATTGA
- a CDS encoding DUF4261 domain-containing protein: MTNNEEIVNEEAMDGLEEQDQSGFAHVYVIQLLYKDKPELDRETLYSKIRQYTGEIQVPEDEEEAEEPGDDLAVWESYEREAGEAGGIMHFFHMNHMIEYQEGALPAQTCIMTSDKPVEEAAFETALQQAWHWPEARAAVAGCRHSLLLTDFCARGLEYKQRLQLIGGALRALLETAPCEAIYFQASDKLVHPQAYAAALEAGHRLYGAMNLRFYNVHGRDEMIMDTCGLAALGLPDVQCHFRGMEPNEVASWVGDIAYYLYEQGDIIQDGETVGSEELRWQCEHQLALAAPMRHVLDLNPGPEHYAGIQHHGQDQRPE, from the coding sequence ATGACAAACAATGAAGAGATTGTGAACGAAGAAGCTATGGATGGGCTTGAGGAGCAGGATCAATCCGGATTCGCGCATGTGTACGTCATTCAATTGCTGTACAAGGATAAGCCGGAACTTGACCGGGAGACATTGTACAGCAAAATACGGCAGTATACCGGAGAGATTCAAGTGCCGGAGGACGAGGAGGAAGCTGAGGAGCCGGGCGACGATCTGGCGGTATGGGAGTCCTATGAGCGCGAAGCAGGGGAAGCCGGCGGCATCATGCACTTCTTCCATATGAATCATATGATTGAGTACCAGGAGGGAGCGCTGCCGGCACAGACATGCATCATGACTTCGGATAAGCCTGTGGAGGAGGCAGCCTTCGAGACGGCGCTGCAGCAAGCCTGGCATTGGCCGGAAGCGAGAGCGGCCGTTGCCGGCTGCCGCCACTCCCTGCTGCTGACCGATTTCTGCGCGCGCGGCCTGGAGTACAAGCAGCGTCTGCAGCTCATCGGCGGTGCGCTTCGGGCTCTGCTGGAGACGGCGCCTTGCGAAGCGATCTATTTCCAGGCCAGCGACAAGCTCGTCCATCCCCAAGCCTATGCGGCCGCGCTCGAAGCCGGCCATCGCTTATACGGGGCGATGAATCTCCGCTTCTATAACGTGCATGGCAGAGATGAGATGATTATGGATACCTGTGGTCTGGCGGCGCTCGGCTTGCCGGATGTGCAGTGTCATTTCCGCGGGATGGAGCCGAATGAAGTGGCTTCGTGGGTTGGCGATATCGCGTACTATTTGTACGAGCAAGGGGATATTATCCAGGATGGCGAGACGGTCGGCTCGGAGGAGCTTCGCTGGCAGTGCGAGCATCAGCTTGCTTTGGCGGCGCCGATGCGGCATGTGCTTGATCTGAACCCCGGCCCGGAGCACTATGCGGGCATACAGCATCATGGTCAGGATCAACGTCCGGAATAG
- a CDS encoding Gfo/Idh/MocA family protein — MTTWKVVVAGCGQMANTWIEYAREREDTEIVGLVDIRPEAALQMADRHGLSCGLYSDLREAIRRSGANLVFDVTTPNAHRPTSGTALEMGCHVIAEKPMASSLSAAIELAELSRKTGLSLSIMQNRRYLRRVRAFRDLVKSGVIGPIGFVGADFFLAPRFGGFREQMASPLILDMAIHTFDQARFITGADPVSVTCHEWNLPGSWYTGHASAVCTFEMSDGSVFNYRGSWSAQGFPTSWEAAWRVSGSRGTAIWDGDDRIEAESFNEAGEAKRTEASMDWDGREGHAGCLDDIFAAMAEGRPAETCAADNVKSMAMVFGAMESSRRQATVQMAPLLQEYASYRET; from the coding sequence ATGACAACATGGAAGGTCGTTGTGGCCGGATGCGGCCAAATGGCCAATACGTGGATCGAGTATGCCCGGGAGCGCGAGGATACGGAGATCGTCGGGCTCGTCGATATTCGGCCGGAAGCCGCCTTGCAGATGGCGGACAGGCACGGCCTGTCGTGCGGGCTGTATTCGGATCTGCGGGAAGCGATCCGGCGCAGCGGGGCCAATCTCGTCTTCGACGTGACGACGCCGAATGCGCATCGCCCAACCTCGGGGACGGCATTGGAGATGGGCTGTCATGTAATAGCGGAAAAGCCGATGGCATCCAGTCTGTCCGCGGCGATAGAGTTGGCGGAGCTGTCGCGGAAGACAGGGTTGTCCCTGTCCATTATGCAGAACCGCCGTTACTTGCGCCGGGTTCGGGCGTTCCGCGACCTCGTTAAGTCAGGCGTAATCGGCCCGATTGGCTTTGTCGGGGCGGATTTCTTCCTGGCGCCACGGTTCGGGGGCTTCCGCGAGCAGATGGCGAGTCCCCTAATTCTGGACATGGCCATCCATACGTTCGATCAGGCGCGCTTCATCACCGGGGCGGATCCGGTATCCGTGACCTGCCACGAATGGAATCTTCCCGGATCGTGGTATACAGGCCATGCCAGCGCCGTCTGCACCTTCGAGATGAGTGACGGGTCCGTGTTCAACTACCGCGGCTCCTGGAGCGCCCAAGGCTTCCCGACGTCATGGGAGGCGGCTTGGCGCGTGTCGGGAAGCCGAGGCACCGCGATATGGGACGGCGATGACCGGATCGAAGCCGAATCGTTCAATGAGGCCGGGGAAGCGAAGCGGACGGAGGCCTCGATGGATTGGGACGGCCGGGAGGGGCATGCTGGCTGCCTCGATGATATCTTCGCCGCCATGGCGGAAGGCCGGCCGGCAGAGACTTGCGCCGCCGACAACGTGAAGAGCATGGCGATGGTGTTCGGCGCCATGGAGAGCTCCCGCCGGCAAGCGACGGTGCAGATGGCCCCGCTGCTGCAGGAATACGCTTCCTATCGGGAGACGTAA
- the lepB gene encoding signal peptidase I: MMRMSHIIKGYVIPMIIAFGISLLIQQVAYAQVVVQQHSMQHTYNPGDRLIENKWVYHWFEPAYGDVVIIDPAFQGERYIKRIVGVAGDTIDVRDGKLEVNGRVVDEPFAEGSTLPKQLELPIVVPEGHVFVMGDNRAVSIDSRTYGPVPLEYLEGKVECKVWPWW, from the coding sequence ATGATGCGAATGTCTCATATTATCAAAGGTTATGTTATTCCAATGATCATCGCGTTCGGCATCAGTCTGTTGATTCAGCAGGTCGCCTATGCGCAAGTCGTCGTGCAGCAGCATTCCATGCAGCATACGTATAATCCCGGAGATCGGCTAATCGAGAACAAATGGGTCTACCATTGGTTCGAGCCCGCGTATGGCGATGTCGTCATTATCGATCCGGCGTTCCAAGGAGAACGGTACATTAAGCGCATCGTTGGCGTGGCGGGCGATACGATCGATGTCCGCGACGGGAAGCTGGAAGTGAACGGGCGGGTCGTCGACGAGCCGTTCGCAGAGGGTAGCACGCTGCCGAAGCAGCTTGAACTGCCGATTGTGGTGCCGGAAGGGCATGTGTTCGTCATGGGCGACAACCGGGCCGTCAGCATAGACAGCCGGACATACGGGCCTGTTCCATTGGAATATCTGGAAGGCAAGGTAGAATGCAAAGTCTGGCCTTGGTGGTAA